A genomic window from Elaeis guineensis isolate ETL-2024a chromosome 3, EG11, whole genome shotgun sequence includes:
- the LOC105034679 gene encoding photosynthetic NDH subunit of subcomplex B 5, chloroplastic, translating into MRFISTSSPPATTTTGSLPPPAAAAAAAKPRRRARARVPHGETLTLFPGPRFLRLELGGNPSSSRLKAGLTEIEPDLEEDPHDSWRTNGVDPEDFKYGEYDGHHTYFEGNEGGFWEAVMEEYQAAEPPTGFQGLMSWLFLPAIVAGLAYHVPGEYLYIGAAAFVIVFCAIEMAKPDKPHNFEPEIYNMERGARDKLIADYNSMDIWDFNEKYGDLWDFTVKRDDIVKS; encoded by the exons ATGAGGTTTATCTCCACGTCGTCTCCTCCTGCTACCACCACCACCGGTTCCCTACCGCCGCCTGCAGCGGCGGCCGCGGCCGCAAAGCCCCGCAGAAGAGCTAGGGCTAGGGTTCCTCACGGAGAAACCCTAACACTATTCCCAGGCCCAAGGTTCCTCCGCTTGGAGCTCGGCGGAAACCCTAGCTCTAGCCGGTTGAAGGCCGGGCTGACGGAGATCGAGCCCGACCTGGAGGAGGATCCGCACGACAGCTGGCGGACAAACGGTGTCGATCCT GAAGATTTTAAGTACGGGGAGTATGATGGACACCACACTTATTTCGAAGGCAATGAAG GGGGCTTCTGGGAAGCTGTCATGGAGGAATATCAAGCTGCAGAACCTCCTACTGGTTTTCAAG GGCTTATGTCTTGGTTGTTTCTTCCTGCAATTGTTGCTGGTTTGGCTTATCATGTACcg GGAGAATACTTGTACATTGGAGCAGCTGCTTTTGTTATAGTATTTTGTGCAATTGAGATGGCCAAGCCAGATAAACCTCATAACTTTGAGCCTGAGATCTACAACATGGAGAGAGGGGCCCGCGACAAGTTAATAGCTGATTACAACTCTATGGATATTTGGGATTTCAATGAGAAATATGGTGATCTTTGGGACTTTACTGTGAAGAGGGATGATATTGTGAAATCATAG